The sequence below is a genomic window from Streptosporangium lutulentum.
TCCCGTGGAACGGCGCCGGCTAGAGCCGCGCCCGTTCGCTCTCGCGTCCGTGCACGATCAGGGCGTAGATCACGAGCACGTCGATGGCGATGGCGAGAAGCGACCACCAGGGGTAGGCGGAGAAGAGCAGCATCTGCGTGATGGCGTTCACCATGGCGAGGGCGACCGCCACGACGCGGCCCCAGGTCTGTCCGGCGATCACCGCGAGACCGGCGACGACGAGGAGGATGCCGAGTATCAGGTGGATCCAGCCCCAGGCGGACAGGTTGAAGAGCAAGGTGTTGTTGGGGGTCTCAAGGAAGAACGTGTTCCTGAAGATGGCGACCAGGCCGTAGATGATGTTGAACGCGCCCGTCAAGATC
It includes:
- a CDS encoding DUF7144 family membrane protein; its protein translation is MVHNEGTGRMPGEGTGRVGGEGTGMLHGEPGTLHGEPGTPHGEETGMAHGARDTMTARGTGTPQVTGWMGWVWFAALMMILTGAFNIIYGLVAIFRNTFFLETPNNTLLFNLSAWGWIHLILGILLVVAGLAVIAGQTWGRVVAVALAMVNAITQMLLFSAYPWWSLLAIAIDVLVIYALIVHGRESERARL